A region of the Terriglobia bacterium genome:
TGGTCCGCAGCAGCGTCTGGGCTCCGAAGGTACCGAGCGCGCAGATTACCCGCGGCCGCACGGAGGCGATCTGCCTGAAAAGGAAGGACTGGCACGCGGCGATCTCGTCCGCCTCGGGATTGCGATTCTGCGGTGGCCGGCATTTTAGGATATTGCAGATGTAGACGTCCTCGCGCTGCATTTCGATCGCCTGGATGATCCTGGTCAGCAGCTGTCCTGCACGCCCGACAAACGGCAGCCCTTGCTCGTCCTCGTCGGCTCCTGGTGCCTCACCGACGAACATCAGCTCGGCCTTCGGATTCCCCACCCCGAACACGATGTTGGTCCGCGTTCGCGCCAGCTTGCATCGCTGGCAATCGCCCAGATCCGTACGGATTGCGTGCAGGTCCTCGGGCGCCAAAGCCTGCTCATCGAACAGCGAGGCGCGGGAAACCGCCACGGCGATCTTAGAAGGCGCTGCGGTGGCTGCGCTCGGCCGCCCGCTGGCCGTCGTGGAAGCGGTGCCCGGCTGCCGGGTACCCGGTCTGTCCGCCGCCAGACGAACTCCCCGATCGCGGTAACAACGCAAGTGTTCGAGTATTTCTCTGCCCAGGCTGTCGAGGTCGCTCATATCCCGACTTCCAGATCGTCTAGCACCGCATTATTGTCGCGCCACTTCGGGACCGTGCGCACAGTCAATCCAAGGAAGAGCCTGCATGCCAGCAGCTGCTCAAGATCCCGGCGTGCTGCCGCCCCGACTCCGCGCAGCTGAGCTCCTTCCTTGCCGATGATGATACCTTGCTGCGACTTTTTTTCAACCAGGATGTCCGCTTCCACCAATACGAGTTTCTTGCTCTCCCGCTGGCTTTCATCGAACTTCCTGATCAGCACCGCGGTCGTGTAAGGCAGTTCTTCGCGCGCGAACGCCAGGATCTTTTCACGGATGTACTCCGCCACCAGAAATCTCTCGGTGCGATCCGTGACCTGTTCGGCGCCGTAAAGAAATTCACCTTCGGGGAGGTGTTCCAGCACCTTGTCCACCAGGAGGTCGCGGTTATCCCCGGTCAGAGCCGACACAGGGATGATCTCGAGAAAGTCATAAGCCCCCGCATACCGCTGAATCAAAGGCAGCAGGCGCGGCTTGGCCATTCTGTCGATCTTGTTGATCAACAGCAAAGTGGGAAGACCTGCCTTCTTGACCAGTTCCAGGACATAGCTCTCCCCGGCGCCGAACGCGCCGGAGCCGTCGACCATGAGCAGCACCAGGTCCACGTCGCGCAGAGAGTCGGCCACGGTGCGCTGCATCCTTCTGTTCATGCGGTATTCGGGCCGGTGAATCCCCGGGGTGTCGACGA
Encoded here:
- a CDS encoding uracil-DNA glycosylase, coding for MSDLDSLGREILEHLRCYRDRGVRLAADRPGTRQPGTASTTASGRPSAATAAPSKIAVAVSRASLFDEQALAPEDLHAIRTDLGDCQRCKLARTRTNIVFGVGNPKAELMFVGEAPGADEDEQGLPFVGRAGQLLTRIIQAIEMQREDVYICNILKCRPPQNRNPEADEIAACQSFLFRQIASVRPRVICALGTFGAQTLLRTKEPISRLRGQFIDFHGAKFIATFHPAYLLRNPNEKRKVWEDVQKIRDYLRSFHT
- the era gene encoding GTPase Era, producing the protein MKSGIVTIAGRPNSGKSTLLNALVGQKISIVSHSPQTTRHRILGILTDSRGQIVFVDTPGIHRPEYRMNRRMQRTVADSLRDVDLVLLMVDGSGAFGAGESYVLELVKKAGLPTLLLINKIDRMAKPRLLPLIQRYAGAYDFLEIIPVSALTGDNRDLLVDKVLEHLPEGEFLYGAEQVTDRTERFLVAEYIREKILAFAREELPYTTAVLIRKFDESQRESKKLVLVEADILVEKKSQQGIIIGKEGAQLRGVGAAARRDLEQLLACRLFLGLTVRTVPKWRDNNAVLDDLEVGI